From one Prochlorococcus marinus str. MIT 0912 genomic stretch:
- the hemJ gene encoding protoporphyrinogen oxidase HemJ, whose amino-acid sequence MNFSPETYLWFKSFHIIGVVVWFAGLFYLVRLFIYHVEVQDEKEEIRDVFNKQYTLMEKRLANIITTPGMILAVIMASGLLYMQPIYLSQTWMQIKLLFVAFLLIYHFYCYKIMNELTNNKYNYSGQQLRALNELPTLLLVVVVMLVVFKNQFPTSAASWLIFGLILFMAASIQFYAKWRRKRKQFN is encoded by the coding sequence ATGAACTTTTCGCCTGAGACATATTTATGGTTTAAATCTTTTCATATTATCGGGGTGGTTGTATGGTTTGCAGGCTTATTTTATTTGGTAAGATTATTTATATATCATGTAGAAGTACAGGATGAGAAAGAAGAAATTAGGGATGTATTTAATAAGCAATATACATTAATGGAGAAAAGGCTGGCTAATATTATAACAACTCCTGGAATGATCTTAGCTGTAATTATGGCATCTGGATTATTATATATGCAGCCTATATATCTTAGTCAAACATGGATGCAGATTAAATTATTGTTTGTAGCTTTTTTACTTATTTATCATTTTTACTGCTATAAAATTATGAATGAATTAACTAATAATAAATATAATTATAGTGGACAACAACTCCGTGCTTTGAATGAGTTGCCGACACTATTATTAGTAGTAGTTGTAATGCTTGTTGTATTTAAAAATCAGTTTCCAACAAGTGCAGCAAGTTGGTTGATATTTGGTTTAATTCTCTTTATGGCTGCAAGTATACAGTTTTATGCTAAATGGAGAAGGAAAAGGAAACAATTCAATTAG
- a CDS encoding D-alanyl-D-alanine carboxypeptidase, translating to MIKKIYIYIGLILLLVNIVNGNLFSLFSYIRQRDNIKKISPEKFNICKSLQNKLEDYTFNFNSNISVSVLDDSGDFIVDINGKIPRIPASNQKILSSAFSLDKLGPSYTLNTSLKELNDGSLFIDASGDPDFDKTHLEELISDLNNNNPTLRLPIIINSSNNTNWWPSSWSYADRKEEYGAPISKYSIASNSSINALNNPINNFINKLETALRKNNLSKKYFVKVVNENNPHDFISTIKVINSAPLYILLNLVNSESHNFTAEVLFRHSLNDWSHDFPNLKYSNWIKDQNFNSDNFTFADASGLSRKNRVTTYGLSQFLRRMKLNRFADYYFSSFSILGVRGSLANVNAPESLKGRILAKSGRLNDVRSVSGIILGEGKFFSIIVNNMDDSTKHIMKVLSIVDNTKNCN from the coding sequence ATGATCAAAAAAATATATATTTATATTGGCTTGATTTTATTATTAGTAAATATAGTTAATGGTAATTTATTTTCATTATTCTCATACATAAGACAAAGGGACAATATTAAAAAGATAAGTCCTGAAAAATTTAATATATGTAAATCTTTGCAAAATAAGTTGGAGGATTATACTTTTAACTTTAATTCCAATATTAGTGTAAGTGTCTTAGACGATTCTGGGGATTTTATTGTAGATATTAATGGAAAAATACCTAGGATACCTGCCTCTAATCAGAAGATTCTGTCTAGTGCTTTTTCTTTAGATAAATTAGGGCCTTCTTATACTCTTAATACATCATTAAAAGAATTAAATGATGGAAGTTTATTCATTGATGCATCTGGGGATCCTGACTTTGATAAAACTCATTTAGAAGAATTAATTAGTGATCTAAATAACAATAACCCTACTTTAAGGCTACCAATAATAATTAACAGCAGTAATAACACAAATTGGTGGCCTTCTAGCTGGTCATATGCCGATAGAAAAGAAGAATATGGAGCACCTATTTCTAAGTACTCAATAGCTAGTAATTCAAGTATTAATGCTTTAAATAATCCTATTAATAATTTTATTAATAAATTAGAAACTGCTCTAAGAAAAAATAATTTGTCTAAAAAATATTTTGTAAAAGTCGTTAATGAAAACAATCCTCATGATTTTATCTCAACAATTAAAGTTATTAATTCTGCCCCTTTATATATCTTGCTAAATCTTGTTAATTCTGAGAGCCACAATTTCACTGCTGAAGTACTTTTCAGACATTCATTAAATGACTGGTCTCATGATTTTCCAAATCTAAAATATAGTAATTGGATAAAAGATCAAAACTTTAATTCTGACAATTTTACCTTTGCAGATGCTAGTGGTTTATCAAGAAAGAATAGAGTAACTACATACGGATTATCTCAGTTTTTGAGAAGAATGAAACTTAATAGATTTGCTGACTATTATTTCTCTTCTTTTTCAATTTTAGGTGTTAGAGGCTCGTTAGCTAATGTAAATGCTCCAGAAAGCCTTAAGGGTAGAATTCTGGCTAAATCTGGAAGACTTAATGATGTTAGATCCGTTTCTGGAATTATATTAGGAGAGGGTAAATTTTTTAGTATTATAGTTAACAATATGGATGACTCGACAAAACATATTATGAAAGTATTATCAATAGTAGATAACACTAAAAATTGTAATTAA
- the uvrC gene encoding excinuclease ABC subunit UvrC, protein MELTPLIKDKSRLSNFLKDIPNDPGCYLMKDREDRLLYVGKSKKLRNRVRSYFRASDELSPRISLMVRQVVDIELIVTDTESEALTLESNLIKSNQPYFNVLLKDDKKYPYICITWGDKYPRIFLTRKRRERHTKDKYYGPYVDVYLLRQTLFSIKKLFPLRQRRIPLYKDRTCLNYSIGRCPGVCQEEISSEDYKNTLKRVEMIFQGRTDELRLLLEEQMNYLSESLKFEQAGSVRDQLKGIDRLYESQKMIIPDSSVCRDIIALASEENISSIQIFQMRSGKLIGRLGYFSDNNNLSASQILQKVVENHYSNVDPIEIPSEILVQSQLQNIDIISDWLSELKKQKVNITIPKRAKKAEFIKLVEKNANMELQRIRQSHDKNLVELDDLTNILDLVKIPKRIECYDISHIQGSDAVASQVVFIDGIAARQHYRKYKIKSSNIKLGHSDDFESMAEVITRRFRRWARYKKDGGDINELSSNESSVLDKDNLNDWPDLVVIDGGKGQLSSVLKALEELNLDQNINLISLAKKKEEIFIPNVKESLDTEPNQPGMLLLRRLRDEAHRFAITFHRQKRSQRMKRSQLNEIPGLGPQRIKLLLEHFRSIEAIQMASLSELSSTPGLGSSTAGVIRNYFHPNENK, encoded by the coding sequence GTGGAACTAACGCCGTTAATTAAGGACAAGTCAAGACTCTCGAATTTTTTGAAGGATATACCAAATGATCCTGGTTGTTATTTGATGAAAGATCGTGAGGACAGATTGTTATATGTTGGTAAGTCAAAAAAGTTAAGAAATAGAGTTAGAAGTTATTTTCGAGCAAGTGATGAATTGAGTCCAAGAATATCTTTAATGGTTAGGCAGGTTGTAGATATTGAGTTGATAGTTACTGATACTGAAAGTGAAGCTTTAACTCTAGAATCAAATTTAATAAAATCTAATCAACCATATTTTAATGTTCTATTAAAAGATGATAAGAAATATCCCTATATTTGTATAACTTGGGGTGATAAATATCCAAGAATCTTTTTAACTAGGAAAAGACGTGAAAGACACACAAAGGATAAATATTATGGACCATACGTGGATGTTTATTTACTTAGACAGACGCTATTTAGTATAAAAAAACTGTTTCCTCTTAGGCAAAGAAGAATACCACTTTACAAAGATAGAACGTGTCTTAACTATTCAATTGGAAGATGTCCAGGTGTTTGTCAAGAAGAAATAAGTTCAGAAGATTATAAAAATACATTAAAACGTGTTGAGATGATATTTCAAGGCAGAACAGATGAATTGAGACTACTATTAGAAGAACAGATGAACTACTTATCAGAGTCATTGAAATTCGAACAAGCTGGATCTGTCAGAGATCAGCTAAAGGGAATAGACAGATTATATGAATCTCAAAAGATGATTATTCCTGATTCATCTGTATGCAGAGATATTATCGCATTGGCTTCAGAAGAAAATATAAGTTCTATTCAAATTTTTCAAATGCGATCAGGAAAATTAATTGGAAGGCTTGGTTATTTCTCAGATAATAATAATCTCAGTGCTTCTCAAATACTTCAAAAAGTTGTAGAAAATCATTACTCAAATGTTGATCCTATTGAAATACCTTCGGAAATATTAGTACAAAGTCAATTACAAAATATAGATATAATATCTGATTGGTTAAGTGAATTAAAAAAGCAAAAAGTTAATATTACAATCCCAAAAAGAGCTAAGAAAGCGGAATTTATAAAATTAGTTGAGAAGAATGCAAATATGGAGTTGCAAAGAATAAGACAATCTCATGATAAAAATTTAGTTGAGCTTGACGATTTAACCAACATACTTGACTTAGTAAAAATTCCAAAAAGAATTGAATGTTATGATATTAGTCATATTCAAGGTAGTGATGCTGTCGCTTCTCAGGTAGTATTTATTGATGGTATTGCAGCTAGGCAACATTATAGAAAATATAAAATTAAAAGTTCAAATATAAAACTAGGACATAGTGACGATTTCGAATCAATGGCTGAAGTTATTACTAGGAGATTTAGAAGATGGGCTCGTTATAAAAAAGATGGTGGTGATATAAATGAACTATCAAGTAATGAATCTAGTGTTTTAGATAAGGATAATCTGAATGACTGGCCGGATTTAGTAGTAATAGATGGAGGTAAAGGGCAATTAAGTTCGGTATTAAAGGCTTTAGAGGAGTTGAATCTTGATCAAAATATAAATCTAATATCTTTAGCCAAGAAGAAAGAAGAGATATTTATTCCAAATGTTAAAGAATCATTAGATACTGAGCCCAATCAACCAGGAATGCTTTTGCTAAGAAGACTTAGAGATGAAGCTCATAGGTTTGCAATTACCTTTCACAGACAAAAAAGAAGTCAACGTATGAAACGCTCTCAATTAAATGAGATTCCTGGATTGGGACCACAAAGAATTAAATTATTATTGGAGCATTTTAGATCAATAGAGGCTATACAAATGGCATCTCTTTCCGAACTTTCATCAACGCCAGGCTTAGGATCATCTACTGCTGGTGTTATACGAAATTATTTTCACCCAAATGAAAATAAATAA
- a CDS encoding flavin reductase family protein has product MTLNQDAKKVLLRKIPHGLFICAVREGDEINGFTASWVTQGSFTPPLVVMAVRADGSSHGIIQRTKMFSLNVLREDQKDLAAVFFKPQKGLGGRFEACKFTYGEFGMPLIEDVIGGVECEVISGVEHGDHTVFVAEVKSAVLNKDGSALNLASTGWNYGG; this is encoded by the coding sequence ATGACTCTTAATCAGGATGCCAAAAAAGTTCTTTTGCGCAAAATCCCTCACGGATTATTTATTTGTGCAGTAAGAGAAGGAGATGAAATAAATGGTTTTACTGCTAGCTGGGTAACACAAGGTTCATTTACACCACCATTAGTTGTTATGGCTGTTCGCGCTGATGGATCAAGTCATGGAATTATTCAGAGAACTAAGATGTTTTCTCTAAATGTTTTGAGAGAAGATCAAAAGGATTTAGCTGCTGTGTTCTTTAAACCACAAAAAGGATTAGGTGGACGATTTGAAGCTTGTAAATTCACTTATGGAGAGTTTGGTATGCCCTTAATCGAAGATGTAATAGGTGGCGTTGAATGTGAAGTTATTTCAGGCGTCGAACACGGCGACCATACAGTCTTTGTCGCTGAAGTAAAGAGTGCAGTATTGAATAAAGATGGATCTGCCTTAAATTTAGCGAGTACAGGTTGGAACTATGGCGGCTAA
- a CDS encoding cysteine desulfurase family protein: MNNIYLDSSATTPPHIDVINIQKNIQSECWGNPSSIHKVGVIAREILERSRFSIANKLKASVDEIFFTSGATESNYLSLKVVSNNLDKGRLVISSVEHPSINLIANQLLNDGWDIKYWPVNRYGIIDLDLLEEMLAPPTKLVSIIWGQSEIGSVQPINLIGMECKKRNIFFHTDATQVLPSGLIDWSKLNVDMLSASAHKLQGPKGVGLLMLRSGVRDLLLNDPSYGFKNGSIRSGTESVPLIAGFSTAIDLLNEYIEVTDNQTLFPENNVSKMTSLLKKNLVKNKQLTFIGPHKERLPNNLSFLCHTKSMIPIRGREIVRLLSQHGVYISSGSACSSSSQGPNPILVAINVDKSLQESGLRISIGPWISNDDINSVSNIIYESLQSLELKKQ, from the coding sequence ATGAATAATATTTATCTCGATTCATCAGCAACTACTCCGCCACATATAGATGTTATTAATATACAAAAGAATATTCAATCTGAATGCTGGGGAAATCCATCAAGTATCCATAAAGTTGGAGTTATTGCAAGAGAGATTTTGGAAAGGTCTAGATTTTCAATAGCTAATAAATTAAAAGCTTCCGTTGACGAAATTTTCTTCACATCTGGAGCAACTGAGTCAAATTATCTTTCTCTTAAAGTTGTATCTAATAATCTTGATAAAGGAAGACTTGTTATTAGTAGCGTTGAACACCCTTCTATTAACTTAATAGCCAATCAATTGCTTAATGATGGCTGGGATATTAAATACTGGCCTGTAAATCGTTATGGAATTATTGATCTAGATTTGTTGGAGGAAATGTTAGCTCCTCCAACAAAATTGGTTTCGATAATCTGGGGCCAAAGTGAGATTGGGTCCGTTCAGCCCATAAATCTCATAGGTATGGAATGTAAAAAACGAAACATATTTTTTCATACTGATGCTACACAGGTCCTCCCTAGCGGTCTTATTGATTGGAGTAAATTAAATGTTGATATGCTTAGTGCCTCTGCGCATAAACTTCAAGGCCCTAAAGGTGTTGGATTATTAATGTTGCGAAGTGGCGTTCGAGATTTATTACTGAACGATCCTTCATATGGATTTAAGAATGGCTCTATAAGATCTGGTACTGAATCAGTTCCCCTTATTGCAGGTTTTTCGACAGCAATTGACCTACTAAATGAATATATAGAAGTTACTGATAATCAAACTTTATTTCCTGAGAATAATGTTTCCAAAATGACTTCTCTTTTAAAAAAAAATCTTGTTAAAAATAAACAACTTACTTTTATTGGTCCTCATAAAGAACGACTGCCGAATAATCTTTCATTTCTTTGTCATACAAAATCAATGATTCCAATAAGAGGTCGAGAAATTGTTCGACTATTGTCACAACATGGCGTTTATATAAGTAGTGGCAGTGCATGCTCATCATCTAGTCAAGGACCAAATCCCATACTGGTAGCAATTAATGTTGATAAATCACTTCAAGAATCTGGATTAAGAATATCTATTGGTCCTTGGATTTCAAATGATGATATTAACTCGGTTTCAAATATAATATATGAATCATTGCAATCTTTAGAACTTAAAAAACAATGA
- the dapF gene encoding diaminopimelate epimerase translates to MKNNFSKYQGLGNDFIIFDGRGNNLDNLFTVNKDNIIEHLCNRNFGIGADGIILILESKNKCFVKMRIFNSDGSEPEMCGNGIRCLIAFLNDNNEINDKSEIQIETKAGLIITSISGNENIKVNMGEPILSPDDIPTKLLMNNLTVPNGKITINDHILNVYAASMGNPHMIVFVDKIENIPFEEWGMCLEKHNTFPHDTNVHFVELIDKSNIKIRVWERGCGPTLACGTGACACLVVTSKLGKTLNTANIYLPGGKLEIEWPNQTGPVFMQGPALKVFSGEIDI, encoded by the coding sequence ATGAAAAATAATTTCTCAAAATATCAAGGCCTTGGTAACGATTTTATTATATTTGATGGACGTGGTAATAACTTAGATAATTTATTTACTGTCAATAAAGATAACATTATAGAACATCTATGTAATAGGAACTTTGGCATCGGGGCTGATGGAATTATTCTTATATTAGAGTCTAAAAATAAATGTTTTGTGAAAATGAGGATATTTAATTCTGATGGTTCTGAACCAGAAATGTGTGGCAACGGTATAAGATGTTTGATAGCTTTTTTAAACGACAATAATGAAATTAATGATAAGTCTGAGATACAAATTGAAACTAAGGCCGGTCTGATTATTACCTCTATTAGTGGTAATGAAAATATTAAAGTAAATATGGGTGAACCAATCCTCTCTCCTGATGATATACCTACTAAATTGTTAATGAATAATTTAACAGTTCCTAATGGAAAGATTACAATAAATGATCACATTTTAAATGTATATGCTGCTAGTATGGGTAATCCTCATATGATCGTATTTGTTGATAAAATTGAAAATATACCATTTGAAGAGTGGGGAATGTGCCTTGAAAAACACAATACTTTTCCCCATGATACAAATGTTCACTTTGTTGAATTAATTGATAAGTCAAATATCAAAATCAGAGTATGGGAAAGAGGTTGCGGACCCACACTAGCTTGTGGTACAGGAGCTTGTGCGTGTCTGGTAGTAACATCTAAGCTAGGTAAAACTTTAAATACGGCTAACATTTATTTACCAGGTGGCAAATTAGAAATTGAATGGCCCAATCAAACAGGTCCAGTTTTCATGCAGGGACCTGCCTTAAAAGTATTTAGTGGAGAGATAGATATTTAA
- a CDS encoding DUF1995 family protein — protein sequence MKNKLPSDLREAESNVYESIQSYFLTNSEQSFLSINLKFEGLRINPIIFRLSNKLTEIKFDNILLWADAGGAALAKRDNPELANKIFTFKEFINSTDSLNSVLLVCSPQPYDIEMFEQVCSHTNSTVIMINGKLEDPIVGIGSVGREMRKRFAEKWKVLYFIQPLSLGALLKRFPNDWELFKLNPNGYSYVKSFDKRPDDETIILNL from the coding sequence ATGAAGAATAAGCTACCCTCAGATCTTAGAGAAGCAGAATCAAATGTATATGAATCAATTCAAAGTTATTTTTTAACTAATTCTGAACAATCTTTTCTTTCTATCAATCTTAAATTTGAAGGTTTAAGAATTAATCCAATAATTTTTCGTTTATCTAATAAACTAACTGAAATTAAATTTGATAATATTTTATTGTGGGCTGATGCTGGTGGAGCGGCTCTTGCTAAAAGAGATAATCCAGAATTGGCCAATAAGATTTTTACATTTAAGGAGTTTATTAATTCTACAGATTCGTTAAATTCAGTCTTATTAGTCTGTTCTCCTCAACCATATGATATCGAGATGTTTGAGCAAGTATGTTCTCATACTAACTCTACCGTAATTATGATTAATGGTAAGTTGGAAGATCCAATAGTAGGAATCGGAAGTGTCGGTAGGGAAATGAGAAAAAGATTTGCTGAAAAATGGAAAGTACTTTATTTTATTCAACCATTATCTTTGGGCGCATTATTAAAACGATTTCCTAATGATTGGGAGCTTTTTAAATTAAATCCTAATGGATATTCTTATGTTAAATCATTTGATAAACGTCCTGATGACGAGACTATTATTCTAAACTTATAA
- a CDS encoding PHP domain-containing protein — protein MEKEKETIQLVSMSYIHSPELINIIKSITKNSCPNSVNFHMHSTYSDGSLTAKQIYNQAIELNIDHYAITDHHSVDAYIELSKINDSIYKERSNFPKLWTGIEITCLLKGCLVHVLGLGFDHNSKYLLPYVDHKAAIGKELLASTVVDSIHKANGIAVLAHPARYKLPFYLLINEASKLGFDAVETWYNYERACNWIPSEYVCDKIFDCANSYSLLSTCGTDSHGLSLLRR, from the coding sequence ATGGAGAAGGAAAAGGAAACAATTCAATTAGTTAGCATGTCTTATATACATTCACCTGAATTAATTAACATAATTAAATCAATTACTAAGAATAGTTGTCCAAATTCTGTTAACTTTCACATGCATTCCACATATAGTGATGGTAGTTTGACTGCTAAGCAAATTTATAACCAAGCGATTGAACTAAATATTGATCATTATGCAATTACAGATCATCATTCAGTTGATGCATATATTGAATTAAGCAAAATTAACGACTCTATATATAAGGAGAGATCAAATTTTCCTAAACTTTGGACAGGTATAGAAATTACTTGTCTATTAAAGGGGTGTTTAGTTCATGTTTTAGGTCTTGGTTTTGATCATAATTCAAAATACTTATTACCTTATGTTGATCATAAGGCTGCTATTGGTAAAGAATTATTAGCTTCGACAGTAGTAGATTCGATTCATAAAGCTAATGGAATTGCCGTTTTAGCTCATCCCGCTAGATATAAACTTCCATTTTATCTCTTGATTAATGAAGCATCAAAACTTGGTTTTGATGCTGTTGAAACTTGGTATAACTATGAAAGAGCATGTAATTGGATCCCATCAGAATATGTATGCGATAAAATATTTGATTGCGCAAACTCTTATTCATTATTATCAACTTGTGGTACCGATAGCCACGGACTATCTCTTCTTAGGCGATAA
- the coaD gene encoding pantetheine-phosphate adenylyltransferase, translating into MKALYPGSFDPLTFGHLDLIQRGSDLFGEVLIAVLENPSKKATFTCERRIEQIKNATKEIPGCRTIAFKGLTVDCAREHNADLILRGLRAMSDFEYELQVAHTNRSLNNQYETIFLATETHHSFLSSSVVKEVARFGGEIRHMVPEFIANDLLSLNIN; encoded by the coding sequence ATGAAGGCGCTTTATCCCGGTAGTTTCGACCCATTAACGTTTGGACACCTTGATCTAATTCAAAGGGGAAGTGATTTATTTGGAGAAGTTCTCATTGCAGTATTAGAAAATCCCTCAAAAAAGGCAACTTTTACTTGCGAGAGAAGAATAGAGCAGATTAAAAATGCTACCAAAGAGATACCAGGTTGTAGAACAATCGCTTTTAAAGGTCTAACGGTGGATTGTGCTCGTGAACATAATGCGGACCTTATTTTAAGAGGCTTACGAGCTATGAGTGATTTTGAATATGAACTACAGGTTGCTCATACAAATAGATCATTAAATAATCAATACGAAACAATTTTTTTAGCGACAGAAACGCATCACAGTTTTTTAAGTAGTTCTGTAGTTAAAGAAGTCGCAAGATTTGGCGGGGAGATTCGTCATATGGTTCCTGAGTTTATAGCAAATGATCTTTTGTCACTAAATATAAATTAA